The Catenuloplanes niger genome includes a window with the following:
- a CDS encoding ABC transporter substrate-binding protein — protein sequence MINRRLFLTTTVGVAGGALLAACGAGGEEEPAATASATEREVQTDKGPVKVPAAPAKVVCADYYGAFAVVDLGLIPVGVGGGGYEGTGAFYGDRLKAVPVTGDYTEPDVEKIAAAGPDLILRTIDTPDALYQQLSAIAPTVVISFQQLSLLDVANRLGDVLGRTTEAQALLTQYEQKTAAVKTKHAATLAKYTFSFVQVATETAFWTLGPAWTDTTVLLACGVQLAEPSKSQTEQTREYSFEQINILEPSGALLIPAGPDGVTASPDNAAMTDLDLWKNLSAVKAGRVYPIVSGASSLGTAVQLADRMDTVLTELAGS from the coding sequence ATGATCAACAGGCGTCTTTTCCTGACCACCACCGTCGGGGTGGCCGGCGGCGCGCTGCTCGCGGCGTGCGGTGCGGGCGGCGAGGAGGAGCCCGCGGCCACCGCCTCCGCCACCGAGCGTGAGGTGCAGACCGACAAGGGCCCGGTGAAGGTGCCGGCCGCGCCCGCGAAGGTGGTCTGCGCCGACTACTACGGCGCGTTCGCGGTCGTCGACCTCGGGCTGATCCCGGTCGGCGTGGGCGGCGGCGGGTACGAGGGGACCGGCGCGTTCTACGGCGACAGGCTCAAGGCCGTGCCGGTCACCGGCGACTACACCGAGCCGGACGTGGAGAAGATCGCGGCGGCCGGCCCGGACCTGATCCTGCGCACCATCGACACGCCGGACGCGCTCTACCAGCAGCTGTCCGCGATCGCGCCGACCGTGGTCATCTCGTTCCAGCAGCTGTCCCTGCTCGACGTGGCGAACCGGCTCGGCGACGTTCTCGGCCGCACCACGGAGGCGCAGGCGCTGCTCACCCAGTACGAGCAGAAGACCGCGGCGGTCAAGACGAAGCACGCGGCGACGCTGGCGAAGTACACGTTCTCGTTCGTCCAGGTGGCCACGGAGACCGCGTTCTGGACGCTCGGCCCGGCCTGGACCGACACCACCGTGCTGCTCGCCTGCGGCGTCCAGCTCGCGGAGCCGTCCAAGTCGCAGACCGAGCAGACCCGGGAGTACTCGTTCGAGCAGATCAACATCCTGGAGCCGAGCGGCGCGCTGCTCATCCCGGCCGGTCCCGACGGCGTGACGGCCTCCCCGGATAATGCGGCCATGACCGATCTTGACCTGTGGAAGAACCTGTCCGCCGTGAAGGCCGGCCGGGTCTACCCGATCGTCTCCGGCGCCTCCTCGCTCGGCACCGCCGTCCAGCTCGCCGACCGGATGGACACGGTCCTCACCGAGCTCGCGGGCTCCTGA
- a CDS encoding ABC transporter ATP-binding protein — protein sequence MAAAGELSAGAVQRRMLRRQRTRIGVSVAFLCSHQAAEALVPVMIGVVVDRAVATSDTRALLISLAGLALLFTVLTFSYFFGARLGYAAVENESHHHRVEIAGRALDPRGLRSGLRDGELLSITASDAEISSLVIRAVGIAAAAITALVVSAVALLVVDVPLGLGVLIGVPLVVFALQRLAPLLTRRSEAQQEALAGTTALAVDLVAGLRVLRGIGAQDHAARRYAVTSAHALDVTLRAANSKGLHLGLTTAVNGLFLAAVAGTAGWLALAGRLTVGELIAVVGLAQFIAEPVGTLGWCVQLFATAKASAGRVARVLGAEPLVTPGTAAAGAPSVTRLALDRVGYGSLDEVSVNVGAGEIVGVLAYDPRDADALVTLLSGRVPRDDYRGTVRIDGVPADTLRLDAARTALLVEQHDVALFEGTLRTNLAPAGTVDDERLRDALRAAGAADVIEAHPDGLDRELTERGANLSGGQRQRIGLARALAAAPPVLVLHDPTTSVDAVTEGLVADGLTAARGAAPLGTLVITSSPALLRAAHRITVLDGGRVVAEGTHDALAAADARYREAVLR from the coding sequence ATGGCGGCGGCCGGCGAGCTGTCCGCGGGCGCGGTCCAGCGGCGGATGCTGCGCCGCCAGCGCACCCGGATCGGCGTGAGCGTGGCGTTCCTGTGCTCCCATCAGGCGGCCGAGGCGCTCGTCCCGGTGATGATCGGCGTGGTCGTCGACCGGGCCGTCGCCACCTCCGACACCCGCGCGCTGCTGATCTCGCTCGCCGGCCTCGCCCTGCTCTTCACGGTGCTCACGTTCTCCTACTTCTTCGGCGCCCGGCTCGGCTACGCGGCCGTGGAGAACGAGTCGCACCACCACCGCGTCGAGATCGCCGGGCGGGCGCTCGACCCGCGCGGCCTGCGGTCCGGACTGCGCGACGGCGAACTGCTGTCGATCACCGCGTCCGACGCGGAGATCTCCTCGCTGGTCATCCGCGCGGTCGGCATCGCCGCGGCCGCGATCACCGCGCTGGTCGTCTCCGCCGTCGCGCTGCTCGTCGTGGACGTGCCGCTCGGGCTGGGCGTGCTGATCGGCGTACCGCTGGTGGTGTTCGCGCTGCAACGGCTCGCGCCGCTGCTCACCCGGCGCAGCGAGGCCCAGCAGGAGGCGCTGGCCGGCACCACCGCGCTCGCCGTCGACCTGGTCGCCGGCCTGCGCGTCCTGCGCGGCATCGGCGCCCAGGACCACGCGGCCCGCCGGTACGCCGTGACCAGCGCGCACGCGCTCGACGTCACGCTGCGCGCGGCCAACAGCAAGGGCCTGCACCTCGGCCTGACCACCGCGGTCAACGGCCTGTTCCTCGCGGCCGTGGCCGGCACGGCCGGCTGGCTCGCGCTGGCCGGCCGGCTCACGGTCGGCGAACTGATCGCGGTCGTCGGCCTCGCCCAGTTCATCGCGGAGCCGGTCGGCACGCTCGGCTGGTGCGTGCAGCTGTTCGCGACCGCGAAGGCGTCGGCCGGCCGGGTGGCGCGCGTGCTCGGCGCGGAACCGCTGGTCACGCCCGGTACCGCCGCGGCCGGTGCCCCCTCGGTCACCCGGCTCGCGCTGGACCGGGTCGGCTACGGCAGCCTCGACGAGGTGTCGGTGAACGTCGGCGCGGGAGAGATCGTCGGCGTGCTCGCCTACGACCCCCGGGACGCGGACGCGCTGGTCACGCTGCTGTCCGGGCGGGTGCCGCGGGACGACTACCGCGGCACGGTCCGGATCGACGGCGTCCCGGCGGACACGCTGCGGCTGGACGCGGCCCGCACCGCGCTGCTCGTCGAACAGCACGACGTGGCGCTCTTCGAGGGCACGCTGCGCACCAACCTGGCGCCGGCCGGCACCGTCGACGACGAACGGCTGCGCGACGCGCTCCGGGCCGCGGGCGCGGCGGACGTGATCGAGGCGCACCCGGACGGGCTCGACCGGGAGCTGACCGAACGCGGCGCGAACCTCTCCGGCGGCCAGCGGCAGCGCATCGGCCTGGCCCGCGCGCTCGCCGCCGCCCCGCCCGTGCTCGTCCTGCACGACCCCACCACCTCGGTCGACGCGGTCACCGAGGGCCTCGTCGCGGACGGGCTCACCGCCGCCCGCGGCGCCGCGCCGCTCGGCACGCTGGTCATCACGAGCAGCCCCGCGCTGCTGCGGGCCGCGCACCGGATCACGGTGCTGGACGGCGGCCGGGTGGTCGCCGAGGGCACCCACGACGCGCTGGCCGCGGCCGACGCCCGATACCGCGAGGCCGTTCTCCGATGA
- a CDS encoding ABC transporter ATP-binding protein, with protein MSDALSSTRHLLPTATARQTWAELAAEFRRLPGLSAAAVALLVAASAAGLVAPYVLGRLVDDVIAESGTDRVVTWAAVIAAAAVVAGALTAAGAAVAARLGETVLARLRERVLDRALHLPSATLERAGTGDLVARAGDDVAVVTNAITGVGPLMLGALLTIVLTAGGLFTLDWRLGLAGLVAAPAYALAMRWYLPKSTPYYARERIVTGERAQAMAGALHGAATVRAYGTEDAHVARIADRSAAARDLSLTVFGVFTRFGLRINRAEFIGLSSVLVVGFLLVRADAITVGAATAAALYFHRLFNPIGLILMEFDAVMQARASLARLVGVASLPAVAVPSTELDVLDHDAALAVTVRQHRYEDGPVVLADVTLRLAPGERVALVGASGAGKSTLAGIAAGIIPASDGDARLRGVPLADLGEIRVRKEIALVSQEVHVFAGPLADDLRLARPDADDADIEKALDRVGATGWLRTLPDGLATHVGEGGHRLTAAQAQQLALARLILADPAVAVLDEATAEAGSAGARDLDRAAAAATEGRTTLIVAHRLVQAADADRIIVLDHGRIVEQGTHETLLAAGGRYAHLWQSWGGPR; from the coding sequence ATGAGCGACGCACTGAGCTCCACCCGGCACCTGCTGCCCACCGCCACCGCCCGGCAGACCTGGGCCGAACTGGCCGCCGAGTTCCGGCGCCTGCCCGGGCTCAGCGCCGCCGCGGTCGCGCTGCTCGTCGCCGCGTCCGCGGCCGGCTTGGTCGCGCCGTACGTGCTCGGCCGGCTCGTGGACGACGTCATCGCCGAGTCCGGCACCGACCGGGTCGTCACGTGGGCCGCCGTGATCGCGGCCGCCGCGGTCGTCGCCGGCGCGCTCACCGCGGCCGGTGCCGCGGTCGCGGCCCGGCTCGGCGAGACCGTCCTGGCCCGGCTCCGCGAACGCGTGCTGGACCGGGCGCTGCACCTGCCGTCCGCGACCCTGGAACGCGCCGGCACCGGGGACCTGGTCGCCCGCGCCGGGGACGACGTCGCCGTGGTCACCAACGCGATCACCGGCGTCGGCCCGCTGATGCTCGGCGCGCTGCTCACCATCGTGCTCACCGCGGGCGGCCTGTTCACGCTGGACTGGCGGCTCGGCCTGGCCGGGCTGGTCGCCGCGCCCGCCTACGCGCTGGCGATGCGCTGGTACCTGCCGAAGTCGACGCCGTACTACGCCCGGGAGCGGATCGTCACCGGCGAGCGCGCGCAGGCGATGGCCGGCGCGCTGCACGGCGCCGCCACGGTCCGCGCGTACGGCACCGAGGACGCGCACGTCGCCCGGATCGCGGACCGGTCCGCGGCCGCCCGCGACCTGTCGCTGACCGTGTTCGGGGTGTTCACCCGCTTCGGGCTGCGGATCAACCGGGCCGAGTTCATCGGCCTGAGCAGCGTGCTGGTCGTCGGGTTCCTGCTGGTCCGGGCGGACGCGATCACGGTCGGCGCGGCCACCGCGGCCGCGCTCTACTTCCACCGGCTGTTCAACCCGATCGGCCTGATCCTGATGGAGTTCGACGCGGTCATGCAGGCCCGGGCCAGCCTCGCCCGGCTGGTCGGCGTCGCGTCGCTGCCGGCCGTGGCCGTACCGTCGACGGAACTCGACGTGCTGGACCACGACGCCGCGCTCGCCGTCACCGTCCGGCAGCACCGCTACGAGGACGGCCCGGTCGTGCTCGCGGACGTCACGCTGCGCCTCGCGCCGGGCGAACGGGTCGCGCTGGTCGGGGCCAGCGGCGCCGGCAAGAGCACGCTGGCCGGCATCGCGGCCGGGATCATCCCGGCGTCCGACGGTGACGCGCGCCTGCGTGGCGTACCCCTGGCCGATCTCGGCGAGATCCGGGTCCGCAAGGAGATCGCGCTGGTCAGCCAGGAGGTGCACGTGTTCGCCGGCCCGCTCGCGGACGACCTGCGGCTGGCCCGGCCGGACGCGGACGACGCCGACATCGAGAAGGCGCTCGACCGGGTCGGCGCGACCGGCTGGCTGCGCACGCTCCCGGACGGCCTCGCCACGCACGTCGGCGAGGGCGGCCACCGGCTGACCGCGGCCCAGGCGCAGCAGCTCGCGCTGGCCCGGCTGATCCTGGCCGACCCGGCCGTCGCGGTGCTCGACGAGGCGACCGCGGAGGCCGGCAGCGCGGGCGCCCGCGACCTGGACCGCGCCGCGGCCGCGGCCACCGAGGGCCGCACCACACTGATCGTCGCGCACCGACTGGTCCAGGCCGCGGACGCGGACCGGATCATCGTGCTCGACCACGGCCGGATCGTCGAGCAGGGCACGCACGAGACCCTGCTCGCGGCCGGTGGACGGTACGCGCACCTGTGGCAGTCCTGGGGAGGACCACGATGA
- a CDS encoding class I SAM-dependent methyltransferase, with translation MSSETAERRYADFYRYQASSPTLRQIYVDVYGDDYPDELQPFGFVTRTDLARIAALTGPLDGGLLVDVGCGRGGPGVSVALASGARLLGLDVVPAAVEGAPALAASLGLATAEFRQGSFTETGVPAGTATAVMSIDALWMVWNKPAALTEIHRILRPGGRFVFTTWEPSYLDHAKLLAKAGFQVSVREETPDWLDRQGAVYARVLASTEALERELGPGAEVIFAEARDTPAVLGGTPRVLLAADRP, from the coding sequence ATGAGCTCGGAAACCGCGGAACGCCGGTACGCGGACTTCTACCGCTACCAGGCGTCGAGCCCGACGCTGCGCCAGATCTACGTCGACGTGTACGGCGACGACTACCCGGACGAGCTGCAGCCGTTCGGCTTCGTCACCCGCACCGACCTGGCCCGCATCGCGGCGCTGACCGGCCCGCTCGACGGTGGCCTGCTCGTCGACGTCGGCTGCGGTCGCGGCGGCCCCGGCGTGTCCGTCGCGCTCGCCTCCGGCGCCCGCCTGCTCGGCCTGGACGTGGTTCCCGCCGCCGTCGAGGGCGCCCCCGCGCTCGCCGCCTCGCTCGGCCTGGCCACCGCCGAGTTCCGGCAGGGCAGCTTCACCGAGACCGGCGTACCGGCCGGCACCGCGACCGCGGTGATGAGCATCGACGCGCTCTGGATGGTGTGGAACAAACCGGCCGCGCTCACCGAGATCCACCGCATCCTCCGCCCCGGCGGCCGCTTCGTCTTCACCACCTGGGAACCGTCCTATCTGGACCACGCGAAGCTGTTGGCCAAGGCCGGTTTCCAGGTCTCCGTCCGGGAGGAGACGCCGGACTGGCTCGACCGCCAGGGCGCGGTCTACGCCCGCGTGCTCGCCTCCACCGAGGCGCTGGAGCGCGAGCTCGGCCCGGGCGCCGAGGTCATCTTCGCCGAGGCCCGCGACACCCCGGCCGTCCTCGGCGGCACCCCACGCGTGCTGCTCGCGGCCGACAGACCCTGA
- a CDS encoding DUF4396 domain-containing protein, with protein sequence MTHPTAPWRPAVQATVHCLTGCAIGEILGMVIGTALGWHAGGTVALSVALAFVFGYALTMRPLLAQHLGLRAALSIALAADTVSIAVMEIVDNAVMLLVPGAMDAGPASVVFWASLAFALAVAFVLTVPVNRWLISRGRGHAVVPHHH encoded by the coding sequence ATGACTCATCCGACGGCACCCTGGCGGCCGGCCGTTCAGGCCACGGTGCACTGCCTCACCGGTTGCGCGATCGGCGAGATACTCGGCATGGTGATCGGCACCGCGCTCGGCTGGCACGCCGGCGGCACCGTCGCGCTCTCGGTCGCGCTCGCGTTCGTCTTCGGCTACGCGCTGACCATGCGCCCGCTGCTCGCCCAGCACCTCGGTCTGCGCGCGGCGCTGAGCATCGCGCTGGCCGCCGACACCGTCTCGATCGCCGTCATGGAGATCGTCGACAACGCCGTCATGCTCCTCGTCCCCGGCGCGATGGACGCCGGCCCGGCCTCCGTGGTCTTCTGGGCCTCGCTCGCGTTCGCGCTGGCCGTCGCGTTCGTCCTGACCGTCCCGGTCAACCGCTGGCTCATCTCCCGCGGTCGCGGCCACGCCGTCGTGCCGCACCACCACTGA
- a CDS encoding LysR family transcriptional regulator: protein MPHNDLGLLQELRALAVLLEERHVSRAAVRFHLSQSSMSRTLQRLRTRFGDELLVRSGADYALTPRAREIQRELTLLLPRLENLVGGHGFDPATATGVLRLIGTDYTTSTLGPYLLPALFRAAPGLEIRIEPRDQDSYADLDRGRADLAFSVLRPASPLRWERLFTDDVVCVVDRDHPVGDRFTLDGYLAIRHVVITLVDGEQPMIERWLQRLGRHRTAAVRVAYFHAALAALPGTTLVATVPRRLATLQAAADPRLRLAEAPEDFDAIPYGMIWHARLDADPVHTWLRDMVRAAVREMPA from the coding sequence GTGCCGCATAACGATCTCGGGTTGTTGCAGGAGCTGCGCGCGCTCGCGGTCCTGTTGGAGGAGCGGCACGTCTCGCGGGCCGCGGTCCGGTTCCACCTGAGCCAGTCGTCGATGAGTCGCACGCTGCAGCGGTTGCGCACCCGGTTCGGCGACGAGCTGCTGGTGCGGTCCGGCGCCGACTACGCGCTCACGCCGCGGGCCCGGGAGATCCAGCGCGAGCTCACGCTGCTGCTGCCCCGGCTGGAGAACCTCGTCGGCGGTCACGGCTTCGACCCGGCCACCGCGACCGGCGTCCTGCGGCTGATCGGCACCGACTACACCACCTCCACGCTCGGCCCGTACCTGCTGCCGGCGCTGTTCCGGGCCGCGCCCGGCCTGGAGATCCGGATCGAGCCGCGCGACCAGGACAGCTACGCCGACCTGGATCGCGGCCGGGCCGACCTGGCGTTCTCCGTGCTCCGGCCGGCCTCGCCACTGCGCTGGGAGCGGCTGTTCACCGACGACGTGGTGTGCGTGGTCGACCGCGACCACCCGGTCGGCGACCGGTTCACGCTGGACGGGTACCTCGCGATCCGGCACGTGGTCATCACGCTGGTCGACGGCGAACAGCCGATGATCGAGCGCTGGCTGCAGCGGCTCGGCCGGCACCGTACCGCGGCGGTGCGGGTGGCGTACTTCCACGCCGCGCTCGCGGCGCTGCCCGGCACCACGCTCGTCGCGACCGTTCCCCGCCGCCTGGCGACGCTCCAGGCCGCCGCCGACCCCCGGCTCCGCCTGGCCGAGGCGCCGGAGGACTTCGACGCGATCCCGTACGGCATGATCTGGCACGCCCGCCTGGACGCCGACCCGGTCCACACATGGCTGCGCGACATGGTCCGCGCCGCGGTGCGGGAGATGCCCGCCTGA
- a CDS encoding RDD family protein: protein MSDQPQYPQYPPAQPGPPPGQYPQYPGYPAQPPAYPAQPPAWTDGVAPDGRPLADAGRRLAARLVDSVIFLVAASVLAGAIGGGLVALMIAVAGDESPLVPIVAVTAIVLVMLGVQYVHEVEVPLRWHGQTPGKRMLGLTIASLDPHAPLTRGRLTYRWLATLGFSILSNCYVGLIDPLWCLWDKPYRQCLHDKPARTVVVRLP from the coding sequence GTGAGTGATCAACCGCAGTACCCGCAGTACCCGCCGGCGCAGCCCGGCCCGCCCCCGGGACAGTACCCGCAGTACCCGGGCTACCCGGCGCAGCCGCCGGCGTACCCGGCGCAGCCACCGGCCTGGACCGACGGGGTCGCACCGGACGGCCGGCCGCTGGCCGACGCGGGACGGCGGCTCGCCGCCCGGCTCGTCGACAGCGTCATCTTCCTGGTCGCGGCGTCCGTCCTGGCGGGCGCGATCGGCGGTGGCCTGGTCGCGCTGATGATCGCGGTAGCCGGCGACGAGTCCCCGCTCGTCCCGATCGTCGCCGTCACCGCGATCGTGCTGGTCATGCTCGGCGTCCAGTACGTCCACGAGGTCGAGGTCCCGCTGCGGTGGCACGGCCAGACGCCGGGCAAGCGCATGCTGGGGTTGACGATCGCCTCGCTCGACCCGCACGCGCCGCTGACCCGCGGCCGGCTGACCTACCGGTGGCTCGCCACGCTCGGCTTCTCCATCCTCTCCAACTGCTACGTCGGTCTGATCGACCCGCTCTGGTGCCTGTGGGACAAGCCCTACCGCCAGTGTCTCCACGACAAGCCGGCCCGCACCGTCGTGGTCCGCCTGCCGTAG
- a CDS encoding GNAT family N-acetyltransferase: MTYTVTDLPDRERFEARDASGALAGVLTYQVTGPIIACTHTDIEPGFENTGVDAALARAVMDDARARNRTVVPICPLLTAWLDKNRGYDKIVVRSTRRVK, encoded by the coding sequence GTGACGTACACGGTGACCGACCTGCCCGACCGCGAGCGCTTCGAGGCGCGCGACGCTTCCGGAGCGCTCGCCGGCGTGCTGACCTATCAGGTCACCGGGCCGATCATCGCCTGCACGCACACCGACATCGAGCCCGGCTTCGAGAACACCGGCGTGGACGCGGCGCTGGCGCGCGCGGTCATGGACGACGCGCGCGCCCGCAACCGCACGGTGGTGCCGATCTGCCCGCTGCTGACCGCCTGGCTGGACAAGAACCGCGGATACGACAAGATCGTCGTTCGCTCCACCCGCCGGGTCAAGTAA
- a CDS encoding ArsR/SmtB family transcription factor, with amino-acid sequence MPPAPASAQPDLDAAFAALADPVRRALVGRLARGDATVTELAEPFALTQQAISHHVGVLRRCGLVEQRRDGTRRPCRLRADRLAQLSDWIEDQRRVWADRLDALERHLADDGPAR; translated from the coding sequence ATGCCTCCCGCACCCGCGTCCGCGCAACCCGACCTCGATGCGGCGTTCGCCGCGCTCGCCGATCCGGTGCGCCGGGCGCTCGTCGGCCGGCTGGCGCGCGGCGACGCGACGGTGACGGAGCTGGCGGAGCCGTTCGCGCTGACCCAGCAGGCGATCTCGCACCATGTCGGGGTGCTGCGCCGGTGCGGGCTGGTGGAGCAGCGGCGGGACGGGACCAGGCGGCCGTGCCGGTTGCGGGCCGACCGGCTGGCGCAGCTCAGCGACTGGATCGAGGATCAGCGGCGGGTCTGGGCCGACCGGCTCGACGCGCTCGAGCGGCACCTCGCGGACGACGGGCCGGCGCGATGA
- a CDS encoding SRPBCC family protein produces MSARLRGDELIARRWLAASPERVWTAFTTPAGIAAFWGGAHAVVPPGSVAVDLRPGGEFALDTRAPGGATRRLRFVYVSVAPPRELVFDEPVTGLRSTVTIRPDGDGVELTVHQRGLPPELRTTRAANGLASILEALTIHLRNGEADDPA; encoded by the coding sequence ATGAGCGCGCGGCTGCGCGGCGACGAGCTGATCGCACGCCGGTGGCTGGCGGCGAGCCCGGAGCGGGTGTGGACGGCGTTCACCACGCCGGCCGGCATCGCGGCCTTCTGGGGCGGCGCGCACGCGGTCGTACCGCCCGGGTCGGTGGCCGTCGATCTGCGGCCCGGCGGGGAGTTCGCGCTCGACACGCGCGCGCCCGGCGGTGCGACGCGGCGGCTCCGGTTCGTCTACGTCAGCGTCGCGCCGCCGCGTGAGCTCGTCTTCGACGAACCGGTCACCGGTCTGCGCTCCACCGTCACGATCCGGCCGGACGGCGACGGCGTGGAGCTCACGGTCCACCAACGCGGCCTGCCGCCCGAGCTGCGCACGACGCGGGCGGCGAACGGCCTCGCCTCCATCCTCGAGGCGCTCACCATCCACCTTCGGAACGGAGAAGCCGATGACCCGGCGTGA
- a CDS encoding nuclear transport factor 2 family protein: MTRRELVERYFDGFRAGDHPAILATLHDDVEWVIHGHRTTRGKDEFDGEIENPGFSGSPVLDVRRVHEAGEAVVVLGEGRGVSVEHGPFRFAFNDVFTFRGDLIARVDSYVVPLTGER, translated from the coding sequence ATGACCCGGCGTGAACTCGTGGAGCGGTACTTCGACGGCTTCCGGGCCGGTGACCACCCGGCGATCCTCGCCACGCTGCACGACGACGTGGAGTGGGTGATCCACGGGCACCGCACCACGCGCGGCAAGGACGAGTTCGACGGCGAGATCGAGAACCCCGGGTTCAGCGGCTCGCCGGTGCTGGACGTGCGGCGTGTGCACGAGGCCGGCGAGGCGGTGGTCGTGCTGGGCGAGGGGCGTGGCGTCAGCGTGGAGCACGGGCCGTTCCGGTTCGCGTTCAACGACGTCTTCACGTTCCGCGGCGACCTGATCGCGCGCGTCGACTCCTACGTGGTCCCGCTGACCGGAGAGCGTTGA
- a CDS encoding MerR family transcriptional regulator, producing the protein MTGRHMQIGEAAERVGLSIRTIRHYEEAGLVIPSARSEGGFRLYSEPDLARLAVVKRMKPLGFTLEEMRDLLDVLDALAADPPPGAGERAALLDRLHTFHEAAQARVQALRDQLAMAEGFAGQIQEQVDRFAS; encoded by the coding sequence ATGACGGGACGGCACATGCAGATCGGCGAGGCGGCCGAGCGGGTCGGGTTGAGCATCCGGACCATCCGGCACTACGAGGAGGCCGGTCTCGTCATCCCCTCGGCGCGCAGCGAGGGCGGGTTCCGGCTGTACAGCGAGCCCGACCTGGCCCGCCTGGCCGTGGTCAAGCGGATGAAGCCGCTCGGTTTCACGCTCGAGGAGATGCGCGACCTGCTCGACGTGCTGGACGCGCTGGCCGCCGATCCCCCGCCCGGCGCCGGCGAGCGGGCCGCGCTGCTGGACCGGCTGCACACGTTCCACGAGGCCGCGCAGGCCCGGGTCCAGGCGCTGCGCGACCAGCTGGCGATGGCCGAGGGCTTCGCCGGTCAGATCCAGGAGCAGGTCGACCGGTTCGCGTCCTGA
- a CDS encoding SulP family inorganic anion transporter yields MSSPRSATARGSRPSRPAWLSSPAVLRTEVLAGLVVALALIPEAISFSVLAGVDPRVGLFASFTMAVTIAFTGGRPAMISAATGAVALVVAPLVAEHGLDHLIAAVLLGGVLQIVLALLGVARLMRFVPRSVMVGFVNALAILIFTAQVPHLIGVPWLVYPLVAIALAVMVLLPRLTTAVPAPLIAIVALTAFTVVAGVAVPTVGDEGALPDSLPVPALPDVPYSWATLTIIAPYALAMALVGLMESLMTAKLVDDVTDTHSDKTRESWGQGVANIVTGFFGGMGGCAMIGQTMINVKASGARTRLSTFLAGAFLLVLVVALGDVVAVIPMAALVAVMIVVSVATFDWHSVAPATLRRMPWGELVVMGVTVAATLVTHNLAIGVVLGVLAAMVTFARRVAHLTTVTAAPGPDGNTRVYAVRGELFFASSNDLVYQFDYAGDPDTVVVDLSEAHIWDASSVAALDAITTKYAARGKRVEIVGLNEESALMHGNLAGRLSAAH; encoded by the coding sequence ATGTCCTCGCCCCGTTCTGCGACCGCGCGCGGTTCGCGCCCGTCCCGCCCGGCATGGCTGTCCTCCCCCGCGGTGCTGCGCACCGAGGTGCTGGCCGGGCTGGTGGTCGCGCTCGCGCTGATCCCGGAGGCGATCTCGTTCTCCGTCCTCGCCGGCGTGGATCCGCGCGTCGGGCTGTTCGCGTCGTTCACGATGGCGGTGACCATCGCGTTCACCGGTGGGCGGCCCGCCATGATCTCCGCGGCCACCGGCGCGGTCGCGCTGGTCGTGGCGCCGCTGGTGGCGGAGCACGGGCTCGACCACCTGATCGCGGCCGTGCTCCTCGGCGGCGTGCTGCAGATCGTGCTCGCGCTGCTCGGCGTGGCGAGACTGATGCGGTTCGTCCCGCGGTCCGTGATGGTCGGCTTCGTCAACGCGCTCGCGATCCTGATCTTCACGGCGCAGGTTCCGCACCTGATCGGCGTACCGTGGCTGGTCTATCCGCTGGTCGCGATCGCGTTGGCGGTCATGGTCCTCCTGCCGCGGCTGACCACCGCGGTGCCGGCGCCGCTGATCGCGATCGTGGCGCTCACCGCGTTCACCGTGGTCGCCGGCGTCGCCGTCCCCACGGTCGGCGACGAGGGCGCGCTGCCGGACAGCCTGCCGGTCCCGGCGCTGCCGGACGTCCCGTACAGCTGGGCGACCTTGACGATCATCGCACCGTACGCGCTGGCCATGGCCCTGGTCGGCCTGATGGAGTCGCTGATGACCGCGAAGCTCGTCGACGACGTGACCGACACGCACTCGGACAAGACCCGGGAGTCGTGGGGCCAGGGCGTGGCGAACATCGTGACCGGCTTCTTCGGCGGCATGGGCGGCTGCGCCATGATCGGCCAGACGATGATCAACGTGAAGGCGTCCGGTGCCCGGACCCGGCTGTCGACGTTCCTGGCCGGCGCGTTCCTGCTGGTCCTGGTGGTGGCGCTGGGTGACGTGGTCGCGGTGATCCCGATGGCCGCGCTGGTCGCCGTGATGATCGTCGTGTCGGTGGCGACGTTCGACTGGCACAGCGTCGCCCCGGCCACGCTGCGGCGCATGCCGTGGGGCGAGCTGGTCGTCATGGGCGTCACCGTGGCCGCCACGCTGGTCACCCACAACCTGGCGATCGGTGTGGTGCTCGGCGTGCTGGCCGCCATGGTGACCTTCGCCCGGCGGGTCGCGCACCTCACCACGGTCACGGCCGCGCCCGGCCCGGACGGGAACACCCGCGTCTACGCCGTGCGCGGCGAGCTGTTCTTCGCCTCCAGCAACGACCTGGTCTACCAGTTCGACTACGCCGGTGACCCGGACACCGTGGTCGTCGACCTGTCCGAGGCGCACATCTGGGACGCGTCCTCGGTCGCCGCGCTGGACGCGATCACCACGAAGTACGCCGCGCGCGGCAAACGCGTGGAGATCGTCGGCCTGAACGAGGAGAGCGCGCTGATGCACGGCAACCTGGCCGGCCGGCTCTCCGCCGCACACTGA